One region of Azoarcus sp. CIB genomic DNA includes:
- a CDS encoding acyl carrier protein, with protein sequence MADKYPELRANVIAILRSIAPEVEADELRDDRPLRQQVDLDSMDWLNFLIGISEQLKVSIPEADYGRLVTLGNLLDYLRAKLG encoded by the coding sequence ATGGCAGATAAATACCCGGAACTGCGCGCGAACGTGATCGCGATCCTGCGCAGCATCGCGCCCGAGGTCGAGGCGGACGAGCTGCGCGACGACCGTCCGCTGCGCCAGCAGGTCGACCTCGATTCGATGGACTGGCTCAACTTCCTGATCGGGATCAGCGAGCAGCTGAAGGTGAGTATCCCCGAGGCGGACTATGGCCGCCTCGTGACGCTGGGCAACCTGCTCGACTACCTGCGCGCGAAGCTCGGTTAG
- a CDS encoding Hsp20/alpha crystallin family protein, whose translation MNDTTNIARKPETPASEMALLPPVDVIEDAAGITLYADLPGVPKDKLTLQVEGDTLTIEGEISLAAPEGMESSHAEVNLPRYRRMFTLSKELDANKVSAEFNQGTLKLRIPKAEHAQPRKIEIAVM comes from the coding sequence ATGAACGACACCACCAACATCGCCCGCAAGCCCGAAACCCCGGCCAGCGAGATGGCGCTGCTGCCGCCCGTCGACGTCATCGAGGATGCCGCCGGAATCACGCTGTACGCCGACCTGCCGGGCGTACCGAAGGACAAGCTGACCCTTCAGGTCGAAGGCGACACGCTGACGATCGAGGGCGAGATCAGCCTCGCAGCACCCGAGGGCATGGAATCGTCACATGCCGAAGTGAACCTGCCGCGCTACCGCCGCATGTTCACGCTGTCGAAGGAACTCGACGCAAACAAAGTGTCGGCCGAGTTCAACCAGGGCACACTGAAGCTGCGCATCCCGAAGGCCGAACACGCGCAGCCGCGCAAGATCGAAATCGCCGTGATGTAA
- a CDS encoding Hsp20/alpha crystallin family protein, which yields MFYRSVFPRDLLSEIDRLQREMQQSYEFSPSIRGLARGGFPAMNVGNTPHSVEIYAFAPGIDPATIDVQLEKGVLTVAGERASVMPPKEANATVHIDERFSGRFRRVVTLPDDADPNAVSAKYRDGVLHVSVQRRQAAQPRRISIE from the coding sequence ATGTTCTACCGATCAGTATTTCCCCGCGATCTGCTGTCCGAAATCGATCGCCTGCAGCGCGAGATGCAGCAGTCGTACGAATTCTCCCCCAGCATCCGCGGTCTCGCGCGCGGCGGCTTTCCCGCGATGAACGTCGGCAACACGCCGCATTCCGTCGAGATCTACGCCTTTGCGCCCGGCATCGACCCGGCGACGATCGACGTGCAGCTCGAAAAGGGCGTACTGACGGTCGCCGGCGAGCGCGCGAGCGTAATGCCGCCGAAGGAAGCCAACGCCACGGTGCATATCGACGAGCGTTTCTCCGGACGTTTCCGCCGCGTCGTGACCCTGCCCGACGACGCCGACCCCAACGCCGTGAGCGCGAAGTACCGCGACGGCGTGCTGCACGTCAGCGTCCAGCGCCGGCAAGCCGCCCAGCCGCGCCGCATCAGCATCGAATGA
- a CDS encoding carbonic anhydrase, whose amino-acid sequence MDTHDHCNCTHAHGENHSGTRRNFLTRATLAAGVALLGTVSQSRPALAGGHTDILLLTCMDFRLMDSVEQYMAGRGLTHKYDHIVLAGASLGALTDKYPAWNRTFWDHLAVAIQLHDVQKVVVMDHRDCGAYKAILGEDLAPDPVREAAVHRDHLERLAAAIKDKHPGLGIETLLMALDGSVEALGNFA is encoded by the coding sequence ATGGACACTCACGACCACTGCAACTGCACGCACGCCCACGGCGAAAATCACTCCGGCACCCGCCGCAACTTCCTCACGCGCGCCACGCTCGCCGCCGGTGTCGCCTTGCTCGGCACCGTCTCGCAAAGCCGCCCCGCCCTCGCCGGAGGCCACACCGACATCCTGTTGCTCACCTGCATGGATTTCCGCCTCATGGACAGCGTCGAGCAATACATGGCGGGCCGCGGCCTCACGCACAAGTACGACCACATCGTGCTCGCCGGCGCCTCGCTCGGCGCGCTGACCGACAAGTACCCCGCGTGGAACCGCACCTTCTGGGACCACCTCGCCGTCGCGATCCAGCTCCATGACGTACAGAAGGTCGTCGTCATGGATCACCGCGACTGCGGCGCCTACAAGGCGATTCTCGGCGAGGACCTGGCGCCGGATCCCGTGCGCGAAGCCGCGGTGCATCGCGACCACCTGGAACGCCTCGCCGCCGCCATCAAGGACAAGCATCCCGGCCTCGGCATCGAGACCCTGCTGATGGCGCTCGACGGCTCGGTCGAGGCGCTCGGCAACTTCGCCTGA
- a CDS encoding CHAT domain-containing protein, protein MPAPRKPSELVLHLPGVPREADTLPGALKAATRAGGAAAPDPFLDGVVAVQAAYALTAPGRDAAAATDARLREDSLLALEAGDGTTVFIRADKLREDLARVQPDAVRADGSIDFAALRDPSAAARGIPDWLWSGVSVLTLGHDAIADAARDKALEWLQDWLGERSEDLAAPGASWLGTKALMWAIESRLAGEPGLYQWRDGDGLAGADRCTANDPRLAAIGDAPTLLFIHGTASHTLGSFKDLRAGSAAADWEPLAHRFGERIFGFEHRTFSESPIDNALQLARTLPADARLSVVTHSRGGLVGDLLCLAGLGDDAIAAYRHAAPPNAGESEREKRLRDVLTAREQDTLRALRQELADKNFRIERYVRVACPARGTTLLSDNLDLFLSGLLSLTARLVGAVTGPAGGAVLSAFKRIVLEIADKRVDARLVPGIEAMLTDAPMGPLLATAQRKQGIAMAVISGDIQETSVLKRLGVMFTDWMLFDRHDNDLVVDTDSMYAGLAMRNEARYLFDQGASVNHFSYFANRHTRTALRDWLTSNDPAALPTFSAIARRREPGAAEARERAASRAALRETPRPDSRPVVIFLPGIMGSHLEVRKEGRKAGDGDRVWFDFLDLATGGLAKIAMDKTAVSEEALFDMFYGDLAEHLEATHTVIRFPYDWRKPIHAPDGAAERLADTLQQALKTHPNQPVRLLAHSMGGLVCRTMIATHPDLWAELVRRPGGRLVMLGTPNSGSHLMVETLLGKSGTMRKLARMDLGHGMQGVLDIVAGFPGAMQLLPRPGFEDAGPTLHADWLRAPVWPSAAKANRDRWFGDGIAGQPSNATLAAARGLWEGPLATNDAPQPVERVIYVFGQAENTPCGTTIEGDQIKMIGTPQGDGSVSWAAGRLANLPAEQHWYMPVDHGALTGTEDHFPAVTDLLQTGSTSRLGRLPAARGAAAPIAIYDAPPPVLPTEEELVCSLVGTRPRRRRPVSAIHPLQVSVSAMDLRFARQPILCGHYQGDGIAGAEAAINDALVDGALRQRERLGVYAGEIGSAAIVLQARNREDRLRGTGRGAVIVGLGRFGQLSAADITETVRAGVLRYLLHSHDRQGTEGDSEGEGEVDTELTLASLLIGYNSTAHISVDDSIESIVRGVLAANRQFAEAMPLTRLRVARLELIELFMDTAISAARAVRQLPARMAGDLRRLESRIDVAEQLNEGEGARPRLSVFAPFGYWPRMLVTADDGPAEGGTPAPASGSRAIATRLKYVMLSERSRAESVVHQRQPGLIEALVRNAITQDHYNADLSRTLFQLMVPLDFKAAARETEQLVLVVDAYTANLPWEMLQADEQPMALKTAIVRQFASARFRRNPLSITRKVACVITNPSTHGYYGQFGDPSRPLPAPQDDHLPDLPGAVAEGAAIRDLLGECGYDVNYGEGIEALDVFARLFRQPCKVLVVAAHGVFEATARDGTQRTGVVLSDGMLLTAAEVSQLEVVPELVFLNCCHLGAMSAAPDTANRLAYSIACELIEIGVRCVVAAGWQVNDEAARLFATSFFESFVRDGKPFGPAVFTARKSAWEQFPQYNTWGAYQAYGDPHYMLEAPADEGTARVPTDIVSPVALVDTFARLRVDLSHRTRSVADVGRHIAAILVHVPAAWKDLPEVQAAIGATYAELGTEGFERACTAYCLALAGEDRSGRVPVRIVEQLANLEARMGETRGDTTLIESAIARLDSLIALAKPMPPGTTPMPSNAERSALLGSALKREAAVLAAQNGDWPSVRAALARAREAYAGAEGTPGDAGFDPYLMINRLQLDWLLLEADADAARKRATEQAAMCAEAARALFARSGDFFDAVKPADAELAALLLAGIGADDGPKLTCLYEQAIDNVPRSARKFDSVVKQICLLARLAALRGHPGDAMHARVLGELARSLGQQDCPGLPPPTRAKNPRGIKKKT, encoded by the coding sequence ATGCCGGCACCGCGCAAACCGAGTGAACTCGTCCTCCACCTGCCTGGGGTGCCGCGCGAGGCCGACACCCTGCCCGGCGCGCTGAAGGCCGCCACGCGCGCGGGCGGCGCGGCGGCGCCCGATCCCTTTCTCGACGGCGTCGTCGCGGTGCAAGCCGCGTATGCCCTGACCGCGCCCGGGCGCGACGCGGCTGCGGCAACCGACGCGCGCCTGCGCGAGGACAGCCTGCTCGCACTGGAGGCGGGCGACGGCACCACCGTCTTCATCCGCGCCGACAAGCTCAGGGAAGACCTCGCGCGGGTGCAACCCGACGCCGTGCGTGCCGACGGCTCGATCGACTTCGCCGCCCTGCGCGACCCGTCCGCGGCCGCGCGCGGCATTCCGGACTGGCTGTGGTCGGGCGTGTCGGTGCTCACGCTGGGGCACGACGCGATCGCCGATGCCGCACGCGACAAAGCGCTGGAATGGCTGCAGGACTGGCTGGGCGAGCGCAGCGAGGATCTAGCGGCGCCCGGCGCGTCGTGGCTGGGCACCAAGGCGCTGATGTGGGCGATCGAAAGCCGCCTCGCGGGGGAACCGGGGCTCTACCAGTGGCGCGACGGCGACGGCCTCGCGGGCGCCGACCGCTGCACCGCCAACGACCCGCGCCTCGCCGCGATCGGCGACGCGCCGACGCTGCTCTTCATCCACGGCACCGCCTCACACACGCTGGGAAGCTTCAAGGATCTGCGCGCCGGCAGCGCCGCCGCCGACTGGGAACCGCTCGCACACCGCTTCGGCGAGCGCATCTTCGGCTTCGAGCACCGCACCTTCTCCGAAAGCCCGATCGACAACGCGCTGCAGCTCGCTCGCACCCTGCCCGCCGACGCCCGGCTGTCCGTCGTCACGCATTCGCGCGGCGGTCTCGTCGGCGACCTGCTGTGCCTCGCGGGCCTGGGCGACGATGCGATCGCCGCCTATCGCCACGCCGCACCGCCCAACGCGGGCGAATCCGAACGCGAAAAACGCCTGCGCGACGTCCTCACCGCGCGCGAGCAGGACACGCTGCGCGCGCTGCGCCAGGAGCTTGCGGACAAGAACTTCCGCATCGAACGCTACGTGCGCGTCGCCTGCCCCGCACGCGGCACGACGCTGCTCTCCGACAACCTCGACCTGTTCCTTTCCGGGCTGCTGAGCCTCACCGCCCGGCTCGTCGGCGCCGTGACCGGCCCGGCCGGCGGCGCGGTGCTGTCGGCGTTCAAGCGCATCGTGCTGGAGATCGCCGACAAGCGCGTCGATGCGCGTCTCGTCCCCGGCATCGAGGCGATGCTCACCGACGCACCGATGGGCCCGCTGCTCGCGACCGCGCAGCGCAAGCAGGGCATCGCGATGGCCGTCATCAGCGGCGACATCCAGGAAACCAGCGTACTGAAGCGCCTTGGGGTGATGTTCACCGACTGGATGCTGTTCGACCGCCACGACAACGACCTCGTCGTCGACACCGACTCGATGTACGCCGGCCTCGCGATGCGCAACGAGGCGCGCTACCTCTTCGACCAGGGCGCCTCGGTCAATCACTTCAGCTACTTCGCCAACCGCCATACCCGCACCGCGCTGCGCGACTGGCTCACGAGCAACGACCCGGCGGCCCTGCCCACGTTCAGCGCCATCGCCCGCCGTCGCGAACCCGGCGCCGCCGAGGCGCGCGAACGCGCCGCCAGCCGTGCGGCATTGCGCGAGACACCGCGCCCGGACAGCCGCCCGGTCGTGATCTTCCTGCCGGGCATCATGGGTTCGCACCTCGAGGTGCGCAAGGAAGGACGCAAGGCCGGCGACGGCGACCGCGTGTGGTTCGACTTCCTCGACCTCGCGACCGGCGGCCTCGCGAAGATCGCGATGGACAAGACCGCCGTAAGCGAAGAAGCGCTCTTCGACATGTTCTACGGCGACCTTGCCGAGCATCTCGAAGCAACGCACACCGTCATCCGCTTCCCCTACGACTGGCGCAAGCCCATCCATGCCCCGGATGGCGCAGCCGAACGCCTCGCCGACACCCTTCAGCAGGCGCTGAAGACGCACCCCAACCAGCCCGTGCGCCTGCTCGCGCACAGCATGGGCGGCCTCGTGTGCCGCACGATGATCGCGACTCACCCCGACCTGTGGGCGGAGCTCGTGCGCCGCCCCGGTGGCCGCCTGGTGATGCTGGGCACGCCCAATAGCGGCTCGCACCTCATGGTCGAGACCCTGCTCGGCAAGTCCGGCACGATGCGCAAGCTCGCACGCATGGACCTCGGCCACGGCATGCAAGGCGTGCTCGACATCGTCGCGGGCTTCCCCGGTGCGATGCAGCTGCTGCCGCGCCCCGGCTTCGAGGACGCGGGACCGACGCTGCACGCCGACTGGCTGCGCGCGCCCGTCTGGCCGTCCGCCGCCAAGGCCAACCGCGACCGCTGGTTCGGCGACGGCATCGCCGGACAGCCCAGCAATGCCACGCTCGCCGCCGCCCGCGGACTGTGGGAGGGGCCGCTCGCGACGAACGACGCACCGCAGCCGGTCGAACGCGTGATCTACGTCTTCGGCCAGGCCGAGAACACCCCCTGCGGCACCACGATCGAAGGCGACCAGATCAAGATGATCGGCACGCCGCAGGGTGACGGCTCGGTGAGCTGGGCAGCCGGGCGACTCGCGAACCTGCCGGCCGAGCAGCACTGGTACATGCCGGTCGACCACGGCGCGCTGACCGGCACCGAGGACCACTTCCCCGCCGTCACGGACCTGCTGCAGACCGGCAGCACGAGCCGCCTCGGCCGCCTGCCCGCCGCACGCGGCGCCGCCGCCCCGATCGCCATCTACGACGCCCCGCCGCCCGTGCTGCCAACCGAGGAGGAACTCGTCTGCAGCCTCGTCGGCACCCGTCCGCGCCGCCGCCGCCCGGTGTCGGCGATCCATCCGCTGCAGGTCTCGGTCAGCGCGATGGACCTGCGCTTCGCGCGCCAGCCCATCCTGTGCGGCCACTACCAGGGCGACGGGATCGCCGGCGCCGAGGCCGCGATCAACGACGCCTTGGTCGACGGCGCCCTGCGCCAGCGCGAACGGCTCGGCGTCTATGCGGGCGAAATCGGCTCGGCGGCCATCGTGCTGCAGGCGCGCAACCGGGAAGACCGCCTGCGCGGCACCGGGCGCGGCGCCGTGATCGTCGGTCTGGGGCGATTCGGTCAGCTGTCCGCGGCCGACATCACCGAGACCGTGCGTGCCGGCGTCCTGCGCTACCTGCTCCATTCGCACGACCGCCAGGGCACCGAGGGTGACAGCGAAGGCGAGGGCGAGGTCGACACCGAGCTCACGCTCGCGAGCCTGCTGATCGGCTACAACTCCACCGCCCACATCAGCGTCGACGACTCCATCGAATCCATCGTGCGCGGCGTGCTCGCCGCCAACCGCCAGTTCGCCGAGGCGATGCCGCTCACGCGGCTACGGGTCGCGCGACTGGAACTGATCGAACTGTTCATGGACACCGCGATCAGCGCCGCGCGCGCGGTGCGCCAGCTGCCCGCACGCATGGCCGGCGACCTGCGCCGCCTGGAGTCGCGCATCGACGTCGCCGAGCAGCTCAACGAGGGCGAAGGCGCGCGCCCGCGCCTGTCGGTGTTCGCCCCCTTCGGCTACTGGCCACGCATGCTCGTCACCGCGGACGACGGACCTGCGGAAGGTGGCACGCCGGCCCCCGCAAGCGGCAGCCGTGCAATCGCCACACGGCTGAAGTACGTGATGCTATCCGAACGCTCGCGCGCCGAAAGCGTCGTGCACCAGCGCCAGCCCGGACTCATCGAAGCACTGGTGCGCAACGCGATCACCCAGGACCACTACAACGCCGACCTGTCGCGTACGCTGTTCCAGTTGATGGTGCCGCTGGATTTCAAGGCGGCCGCGCGCGAAACCGAACAGCTCGTCCTCGTCGTCGACGCCTACACCGCGAACCTGCCGTGGGAGATGCTGCAGGCCGACGAGCAGCCGATGGCGCTCAAAACGGCGATCGTGCGCCAGTTCGCCTCTGCGCGTTTCCGCCGCAACCCGCTCAGCATCACGCGCAAGGTCGCGTGCGTGATTACCAACCCGTCCACCCACGGCTACTACGGCCAGTTCGGCGATCCGTCGCGACCGCTGCCCGCGCCGCAGGACGACCATCTGCCCGATCTGCCCGGTGCGGTGGCCGAAGGCGCGGCCATCCGCGACCTGCTCGGCGAGTGCGGCTATGACGTCAACTACGGCGAAGGCATCGAGGCGCTCGACGTGTTCGCACGCCTCTTCCGCCAGCCGTGCAAGGTGCTCGTCGTCGCCGCCCACGGCGTGTTCGAAGCCACGGCGCGCGACGGCACGCAACGCACCGGCGTCGTCCTGTCCGACGGCATGCTGCTTACCGCCGCGGAGGTATCGCAGCTCGAAGTCGTGCCCGAACTCGTGTTCCTCAACTGCTGCCACCTCGGCGCGATGTCGGCGGCGCCCGACACGGCGAACCGCCTCGCCTACAGCATCGCATGCGAACTGATCGAGATCGGCGTGCGCTGCGTCGTCGCGGCCGGCTGGCAGGTGAATGACGAGGCCGCCCGCCTCTTCGCGACGAGCTTCTTCGAAAGCTTCGTGCGCGACGGCAAACCCTTCGGCCCGGCCGTCTTCACCGCCCGCAAGAGCGCATGGGAGCAGTTTCCGCAGTACAACACCTGGGGCGCCTACCAGGCCTACGGCGATCCGCACTACATGCTCGAAGCCCCCGCCGACGAAGGCACGGCGCGGGTCCCCACCGACATCGTCTCGCCCGTCGCCCTCGTCGACACCTTCGCGCGCCTGCGCGTCGACCTGTCGCACCGGACACGCAGCGTCGCCGACGTGGGGCGTCATATCGCGGCCATCCTCGTGCATGTTCCAGCCGCGTGGAAGGATCTGCCCGAAGTGCAGGCCGCCATCGGCGCGACCTATGCCGAACTCGGCACCGAAGGCTTCGAACGCGCCTGCACCGCCTATTGCCTAGCGCTCGCCGGCGAAGACCGCAGCGGACGCGTGCCCGTGCGCATCGTCGAACAGCTTGCCAACCTCGAAGCCCGCATGGGCGAGACGCGGGGCGATACGACCCTGATCGAATCCGCCATCGCGCGCCTCGACAGCCTCATCGCGCTGGCGAAGCCGATGCCGCCCGGTACGACCCCCATGCCGTCGAACGCCGAACGCAGCGCCCTGCTCGGCAGCGCCCTCAAGCGCGAGGCGGCAGTGCTCGCCGCGCAGAACGGCGACTGGCCGAGTGTCCGCGCGGCATTGGCGCGCGCACGCGAGGCGTACGCCGGCGCCGAGGGCACTCCGGGCGATGCCGGCTTTGATCCCTACCTCATGATCAACCGCCTGCAGCTCGACTGGCTGCTGCTCGAAGCCGACGCCGACGCCGCGCGCAAGCGCGCGACCGAACAGGCGGCCATGTGCGCCGAGGCGGCGCGCGCACTGTTCGCACGCAGCGGCGACTTCTTCGACGCGGTGAAGCCGGCCGACGCCGAACTCGCCGCGCTGCTCCTTGCGGGAATCGGTGCTGACGACGGCCCGAAGCTCACCTGCCTCTACGAGCAGGCGATCGACAACGTGCCGCGCAGCGCGCGCAAGTTCGACTCCGTCGTGAAGCAGATCTGCCTGCTCGCCCGCCTCGCCGCCTTGCGCGGCCACCCCGGTGATGCGATGCACGCCCGCGTGCTGGGCGAACTCGCGCGCAGCCTCGGCCAGCAGGACTGCCCCGGACTGCCGCCGCCGACGCGCGCCAAAAATCCCAGAGGCATCAAGAAAAAGACCTGA
- a CDS encoding caspase family protein, producing the protein MARRALCIGINNYPGTDSDLSGCVNDANDWAAALTERGFSVTRLLDSAATKAAMVQAIDTLVTGAAKGDTIVLTYSGHGTWLPDADGDEPDARDEALCPWDIGSGNALLDDELHDLFSQRAGGVRIMLISDSCHSGTVTRGDESDLDPGMPRARFLPPAVWMKRDDLPADTVRPARLSGGFTRAGGDLLLAGCLDTQFSWDTSFSGRPNGAFTFYALKTLKNLPATATYEQWFKEIRNYLPSTRLPQDPQIFGTRTARRFKVFA; encoded by the coding sequence ATGGCAAGACGCGCGCTCTGCATCGGCATCAACAACTACCCCGGCACCGACAGCGACCTCTCCGGCTGCGTCAATGACGCCAACGACTGGGCCGCCGCCCTCACCGAACGCGGCTTCTCGGTGACCCGCCTGCTCGATTCCGCGGCGACCAAGGCGGCGATGGTGCAGGCCATCGACACCCTGGTCACGGGCGCGGCGAAGGGCGACACGATCGTGCTCACCTATTCCGGCCACGGCACCTGGCTGCCCGACGCCGATGGCGACGAGCCCGACGCACGCGACGAAGCCTTGTGCCCGTGGGACATCGGCAGCGGCAATGCCCTGCTCGACGACGAACTGCACGACCTCTTCAGCCAGCGTGCCGGTGGCGTGCGCATCATGCTCATCTCCGACAGCTGCCACTCCGGCACCGTCACGCGCGGCGATGAAAGCGATCTCGACCCCGGCATGCCGCGCGCCCGCTTCCTGCCGCCGGCCGTGTGGATGAAGCGCGACGACCTTCCTGCGGACACGGTGCGCCCCGCGCGGCTATCCGGCGGCTTCACGCGCGCCGGCGGCGACCTGCTGCTCGCGGGCTGCCTCGATACCCAGTTCAGCTGGGACACGAGCTTCAGCGGCCGCCCCAACGGCGCCTTCACCTTCTATGCGCTGAAGACGCTGAAGAACCTGCCCGCGACGGCAACCTACGAGCAGTGGTTCAAGGAAATCCGTAACTACCTGCCCTCCACGCGCCTGCCGCAGGATCCGCAGATCTTCGGCACCCGCACTGCGCGCCGCTTCAAGGTCTTCGCGTGA
- a CDS encoding peptidoglycan-binding protein: MLTATQKKTAESIVNLFETGQVLGDYGMVTIIRGDTGHLTYGRSQTTLGSGNLAKLLRQYCTAPGAEFAPLLDRYLPRFDAVDLALDSDGALHNILRAGADDAVMRDVQDAFFDANYWQPAMRAAAREGIASPLGCAVVYDSFVHGAWKAMRDRCNAAHGSVADAGERKWIDAYVATRRAWLGGHARADLRPTVYRMDAFQRLIDQGYWNLELPLVVRSAEISPATLAALPHGCFDGPAPGSRAVSVGSPIMRGLDVRRIQLGLSLRGVDIKADGLFGQTSARCIKAWQTKNGLPATGVADIAQVARLCSFDDLPV; encoded by the coding sequence ATGCTGACAGCCACGCAGAAGAAGACCGCCGAGAGCATCGTCAATCTTTTCGAGACCGGCCAGGTGCTGGGCGACTACGGCATGGTTACGATCATCCGCGGCGACACCGGCCACCTCACCTACGGGCGCTCGCAGACGACGCTCGGCTCCGGCAACCTCGCCAAGCTGCTGCGCCAGTACTGCACCGCACCCGGCGCCGAATTTGCCCCGCTGCTCGACCGCTACCTGCCGCGCTTCGATGCTGTAGACCTCGCGCTGGACAGCGACGGCGCGCTGCACAACATCCTGCGCGCGGGCGCCGACGACGCGGTGATGCGCGACGTGCAGGACGCCTTCTTCGACGCGAACTACTGGCAGCCGGCGATGCGGGCGGCCGCCCGCGAGGGCATCGCCTCGCCGCTGGGCTGCGCCGTGGTGTATGACAGCTTCGTGCACGGCGCGTGGAAGGCGATGCGCGACCGCTGCAACGCCGCGCATGGCAGCGTGGCCGACGCGGGCGAACGGAAGTGGATCGACGCCTACGTGGCGACGCGGCGCGCCTGGCTCGGCGGCCACGCGCGCGCCGACCTGCGCCCGACGGTGTATCGCATGGATGCCTTCCAGCGCCTGATCGACCAGGGCTACTGGAACCTTGAGCTGCCGCTGGTCGTGCGCAGCGCCGAGATCTCGCCCGCGACGCTGGCCGCCCTGCCCCACGGCTGCTTCGACGGCCCGGCGCCGGGTTCGCGCGCGGTGTCGGTCGGCTCGCCGATCATGCGCGGGCTCGACGTGCGCCGCATCCAGCTGGGCCTGTCGCTGCGCGGCGTCGACATCAAGGCCGACGGCCTCTTCGGCCAGACCAGCGCGCGCTGCATCAAGGCCTGGCAGACGAAGAACGGCCTTCCCGCGACCGGCGTCGCCGACATCGCGCAAGTTGCACGGCTGTGCTCGTTCGACGATCTGCCGGTTTGA